Proteins encoded in a region of the Novibacillus thermophilus genome:
- the mmsB gene encoding multiple monosaccharide ABC transporter permease, translating into MVAALLLIMLLFQILTAGTLLKPLNITNLILQNSYILVLAVGMVIVIITGHIDLSVGSIAAFIGAISAILMVQLHVHPFLAVILCLALGALIGAWQGFWVAYVKIPAFIVTLAGMLLFRGLTLVALEGQSIAPFPNAFQQMSSGFIPDFFGGESLHIFSLVIGALLSLIFIYREVKNRNKRMKYDYNVLPQKLFIAKIIALVAVINVFTYILASYKGIPNILVILFVLIAAYTFVMNKTVIGRHIYAVGGNAKAAGLSGVNTKRVTFWVFVNMGVLSALSGMIFAARLDAATPKAGTLFELDAIAASFIGGASAYGGIGTVTGAVVGGLVMGVMNNGMSIIGLGIDWQQAIKGLVLLLAVAFDIFNKNRSS; encoded by the coding sequence ATGGTCGCCGCCTTGCTGTTGATCATGCTGCTTTTTCAAATCTTGACAGCCGGTACGCTATTAAAACCTTTGAACATCACTAACCTGATTTTGCAAAACAGTTACATTCTCGTGCTGGCCGTTGGCATGGTGATCGTGATCATCACGGGCCACATCGATCTGTCGGTGGGGTCTATCGCCGCATTTATCGGGGCAATTTCAGCGATTTTAATGGTCCAGTTACATGTCCACCCTTTTTTGGCCGTGATCTTGTGCCTGGCACTCGGCGCTCTCATCGGAGCGTGGCAAGGTTTTTGGGTGGCTTACGTTAAAATCCCCGCTTTTATTGTGACCCTTGCCGGAATGCTTTTGTTTCGCGGCTTAACCTTGGTGGCTCTAGAAGGGCAGTCTATCGCTCCTTTTCCCAACGCGTTCCAGCAAATGAGTTCAGGGTTCATCCCCGACTTTTTTGGAGGAGAGAGTCTCCACATCTTTTCACTCGTCATCGGTGCACTCTTATCTCTAATCTTCATTTACAGGGAAGTGAAGAACCGAAACAAACGAATGAAATACGACTATAATGTACTCCCCCAAAAACTGTTCATCGCCAAAATCATTGCGCTTGTCGCGGTGATTAATGTTTTTACGTACATTCTCGCCAGTTATAAAGGTATCCCCAACATTTTAGTCATTTTATTCGTACTCATCGCCGCCTACACCTTTGTCATGAATAAGACGGTCATCGGCCGACACATTTACGCGGTCGGCGGCAATGCGAAGGCTGCCGGGTTGTCCGGCGTCAATACAAAGCGCGTCACGTTTTGGGTGTTTGTCAACATGGGCGTGTTGTCCGCCCTATCGGGCATGATTTTTGCGGCGCGACTGGATGCTGCAACGCCCAAAGCCGGAACCTTATTTGAATTGGACGCCATCGCCGCTTCATTTATCGGAGGGGCGTCGGCATACGGTGGTATCGGAACTGTGACAGGCGCTGTCGTCGGCGGACTCGTCATGGGGGTCATGAACAACGGGATGTCAATCATCGGGCTAGGCATCGACTGGCAACAAGCGATAAAAGGGTTGGTGTTACTGTTAGCCGTCGCCTTTGATATCTTTAACAAGAACAGATCGTCTTAA
- the chvE gene encoding multiple monosaccharide ABC transporter substrate-binding protein, with translation MKKLCLLFILTAVITLTACSGGAVGEDEAGFVGIAMPTKSSERWVSDGENMAKEFEKLGYRTDLQYAEDVVENQISQIENMITKGVDILVIASIDGEALTDVLQKANEQGIDVIAYDRLIMNSDHVSYYATFDNFQVGVLQGTYIEEKLGLKDGEGPFNIELFAGSPDDNNAYFFFDGAMSVLKPYIDSGQLIVKSGQTDFDQIAILRWDGETAQARMDNLLSAHYTTEKVDAVLSPYDGISIGIISSLKGVGYGKEDMPIITGQDAELASVKSIIAGEQTQTVFKDTRELAKKAVTMAEAVLKGKEAEVNDTETYDNGVKVVPSYLLEPVSVDISNYEEVLIDSGYYTKEDLQ, from the coding sequence ATGAAAAAGTTGTGCCTGCTTTTTATCTTAACAGCCGTCATCACGTTGACCGCTTGCAGCGGAGGTGCTGTGGGCGAAGATGAAGCCGGGTTCGTCGGAATCGCCATGCCGACGAAATCTTCAGAGCGGTGGGTGAGCGACGGTGAAAACATGGCGAAAGAATTTGAAAAGCTGGGGTACAGGACAGATTTGCAATACGCCGAAGACGTAGTCGAAAACCAGATCTCCCAGATTGAAAACATGATTACAAAAGGCGTGGACATTCTCGTCATTGCTTCAATCGACGGGGAAGCTCTTACAGACGTACTGCAAAAAGCTAACGAGCAAGGCATAGACGTCATTGCCTATGACCGGCTGATTATGAACAGCGACCACGTTTCTTACTACGCCACGTTCGACAATTTCCAAGTCGGGGTTCTGCAAGGGACGTACATCGAAGAGAAATTGGGGTTAAAGGATGGAGAAGGTCCTTTCAACATTGAGCTGTTTGCCGGTTCTCCCGACGATAACAACGCCTACTTCTTTTTTGACGGCGCCATGTCCGTCCTCAAACCTTACATCGACTCCGGGCAACTGATCGTGAAAAGCGGACAGACAGATTTTGACCAAATCGCCATCTTGCGCTGGGACGGTGAAACAGCCCAAGCGCGAATGGATAACTTGTTGAGCGCCCACTACACAACTGAAAAAGTGGATGCTGTCTTGTCCCCCTACGACGGGATCAGCATCGGGATCATTTCCTCGTTAAAGGGGGTCGGCTACGGAAAAGAGGACATGCCGATCATTACCGGTCAAGACGCAGAACTCGCGTCCGTTAAATCGATCATAGCCGGCGAGCAGACACAAACGGTGTTTAAAGACACAAGGGAACTTGCAAAAAAAGCGGTCACGATGGCAGAAGCGGTGTTAAAAGGTAAAGAAGCGGAAGTGAACGATACGGAAACGTATGACAACGGCGTCAAAGTCGTGCCTTCATATTTGCTGGAACCTGTGTCCGTCGACATTTCAAACTACGAAGAAGTGTTAATCGACAGCGGCTACTACACAAAGGAAGACCTCCAATAA
- a CDS encoding ABC transporter ATP-binding protein, with translation MIQLIGVQKKFGKFQALRDITFSVNAGEVVGFIGPNGAGKSTTIRILLGILRRDAGDAKIFGKDVWKNSFEIHKRISYVPGDVSLWGNLTGGEIIDLFLKLHGSGDKQKRDYLIKRFELDPKKKAKTYSKGNRQKVALIAALSTESDLYIFDEPTSGLDPLMEAIFQEEVEKIKNEGKAILLSSHILSEVERLADKVVIIRQGKIVESGTLEELRHLTRTTVTLVTDGDIAQLEQVAGVYDFQQKGNQATFSADNQHLNNILLAATKLGVKQFEAVPPTLEDLFLRHYENEVYKEGR, from the coding sequence TTGATTCAATTAATTGGCGTGCAAAAAAAATTTGGGAAATTCCAAGCGCTTCGCGATATAACATTTTCAGTAAATGCTGGAGAGGTTGTCGGTTTTATTGGTCCGAATGGCGCCGGTAAATCGACAACGATTCGTATCTTATTGGGAATCCTCAGACGAGATGCCGGCGATGCCAAAATTTTTGGAAAGGATGTTTGGAAAAACAGTTTTGAAATTCATAAACGAATTTCATACGTTCCCGGAGACGTCTCACTTTGGGGAAATCTAACAGGTGGAGAAATTATCGATTTGTTTTTAAAATTACACGGTAGTGGAGATAAACAAAAACGCGACTATTTAATAAAGCGTTTTGAGTTAGATCCGAAGAAAAAAGCAAAAACATACTCTAAAGGAAACCGCCAAAAGGTTGCATTGATTGCAGCATTATCTACAGAATCCGATTTATACATCTTTGATGAACCCACCTCTGGCTTGGATCCTTTGATGGAAGCCATTTTTCAAGAAGAAGTGGAAAAGATTAAAAATGAAGGAAAAGCGATCCTATTATCCTCACATATTTTAAGTGAAGTAGAACGTTTGGCCGATAAGGTTGTCATCATTCGGCAAGGAAAAATCGTCGAATCTGGCACCCTTGAGGAATTACGGCATTTAACACGGACAACCGTCACATTAGTAACTGATGGTGATATCGCTCAACTGGAACAAGTTGCTGGCGTATATGATTTCCAACAAAAGGGTAATCAAGCGACATTCTCTGCAGATAATCAACACCTCAATAACATTTTGCTTGCTGCAACAAAACTAGGTGTGAAACAGTTTGAAGCTGTACCACCTACACTAGAAGATCTGTTTTTGCGCCACTATGAAAACGAAGTGTACAAGGAGGGAAGATAA
- a CDS encoding beta-class carbonic anhydrase, with amino-acid sequence MKRLHEILAFNKEFVRKKEFEAYKTSKFPDKKLVIVSCMDTRLSDLLLKAMNLKNGDAKIIKSAGATVTHPFGSAMRSILVAIYELQAEEICVIAHDGCGMAGIHPEKTIQTMIERGVPRDTIDTIERCGFHLKDWLSGFDSLEESVKQSVDLIRNHPLMLPDIPVHGLIIDPETGRLDTIVEGY; translated from the coding sequence ATGAAACGACTACACGAAATATTAGCCTTTAATAAGGAATTCGTGCGAAAAAAAGAGTTTGAAGCGTATAAAACCTCCAAGTTTCCAGACAAAAAATTAGTGATCGTCTCGTGCATGGACACGCGGCTCAGCGATTTACTGCTAAAGGCGATGAACCTTAAAAACGGCGATGCCAAGATCATCAAATCCGCAGGGGCAACGGTGACACACCCGTTTGGGAGTGCGATGCGCAGCATTTTAGTCGCCATTTACGAGTTGCAAGCAGAAGAAATTTGCGTCATTGCCCATGACGGTTGCGGGATGGCTGGCATTCATCCAGAGAAAACGATCCAGACGATGATCGAGAGAGGGGTTCCCCGTGACACAATCGACACCATTGAACGATGTGGGTTTCATTTAAAAGACTGGTTAAGCGGGTTTGACAGCCTTGAGGAAAGTGTCAAACAGAGTGTCGACTTGATCAGGAACCATCCGCTCATGCTGCCAGACATTCCAGTGCACGGCCTCATAATTGATCCGGAAACAGGTCGGCTGGACACTATCGTAGAAGGCTATTGA
- a CDS encoding NPCBM/NEW2 domain-containing protein codes for MGRSRRRKGWRSGFLLFLVSVFVLCGSMVTPSSHAYALDDDLAKTPPMGWNSWNRFGCQIDEQLILDTAKAMVESGMKDAGYEYVNIDDCWMDEERDENGNYVADPERFPHGIKWLVDQIHDMGLKVGIYSSNGAMTCQGLPGGYGHEKEDAQKYAEWGIDYLKYDWCYSPELHYSADIDKISVNGVDYEAEDGTLEGGANVADCANCSGERKVGNIGNNSGSLTFDNVRVTKSGHYELTIYYANFYWEDGIPNRSVYVSVNGGEGQKVEFVNTGGWDSVKTATVQVQLESGDNTIKFYNPWTKHDNAKYAYTRMRDALDEAYAGTGRDIVFSLCEWGSNEPWLWAKDVGHLWRTTGDISDNWGSVLNILDQQVGLEKYAGPGHWNDPDMLEVGNGGMTNTEYTSHFSLWSILAAPLLAGNDLRNMDEATKDILTNQEVIEVNQDPLGVQGKKIRDDGDQEVWVKPLQNGDRAVVLFNRGSSAKTIQVNANDIGMPNAPSYVLRDLWKHTETVTAGEIVAHVPSHGVAMYRVKPGTPNAAPPLITLSFDSDKYIQPGETNELTSTITNYGRIAIRDIHVQLDVPEGWGIEDSTTHLENLPPGKSAQIDWLVTPPRDAEHGTVTLEGTASFVYGDQEETDVHTEASVRIPPPVPDHDAYLSDIDWVWETNGWGPVEKDSSNGEQASSDGNTMTIGGVEYEKGLGVHAPSEVTYYLGGKFSKFTADIGVDDEVGDRGSVVYQVWADDEKVYESDVVTGSDAAEKVNVDISGAEELKLVVTDGGDDKNYDHANWADAKILKYPSAVNMKELVEQLEAEGEIQGDEAPHSLKIHLNAVTYYEEKELADKVVKHMEGFKQLLDYQMNATLISERAYHILKADADNVIQKWQSSTLRR; via the coding sequence ATGGGAAGAAGTCGGAGAAGAAAAGGGTGGCGATCGGGTTTCCTTTTGTTTCTTGTGAGTGTGTTTGTCCTGTGCGGGAGTATGGTTACACCGAGCTCACATGCATACGCGTTGGATGACGACTTGGCGAAAACACCGCCAATGGGGTGGAACAGCTGGAACAGGTTCGGCTGTCAAATTGACGAGCAGTTGATATTGGACACAGCCAAAGCGATGGTAGAAAGCGGTATGAAGGATGCCGGTTACGAGTACGTCAACATAGACGATTGCTGGATGGACGAGGAACGCGATGAAAATGGCAACTACGTGGCAGACCCGGAAAGATTTCCCCATGGAATCAAGTGGTTAGTTGATCAGATTCACGACATGGGGTTAAAGGTCGGTATTTATTCCTCTAACGGGGCCATGACCTGCCAAGGGCTCCCGGGAGGTTACGGCCACGAGAAGGAAGATGCTCAAAAATACGCCGAATGGGGCATCGATTATTTAAAATACGATTGGTGTTATTCGCCAGAACTTCACTATTCTGCGGATATTGACAAGATTTCGGTGAACGGTGTCGATTACGAGGCAGAGGACGGTACGTTGGAAGGTGGGGCAAACGTAGCGGACTGTGCGAATTGTTCAGGAGAAAGGAAAGTAGGTAATATTGGTAACAACAGCGGGAGCTTGACGTTTGACAACGTCAGGGTGACTAAGAGCGGACACTATGAGCTGACGATCTACTATGCGAATTTTTATTGGGAAGACGGTATTCCGAACCGATCCGTCTATGTCAGTGTCAACGGCGGCGAAGGACAAAAAGTGGAATTCGTGAACACCGGCGGGTGGGACTCAGTCAAGACTGCGACGGTTCAAGTTCAACTTGAAAGCGGTGACAATACGATCAAATTTTATAACCCCTGGACTAAACACGACAATGCCAAATATGCGTATACGAGAATGCGGGATGCCCTAGATGAGGCTTATGCCGGGACGGGGAGGGATATCGTATTTAGCCTTTGTGAATGGGGCAGCAATGAGCCGTGGCTCTGGGCGAAAGACGTCGGACACCTTTGGAGAACGACTGGAGACATTTCCGATAACTGGGGGAGTGTATTAAACATTCTCGATCAGCAAGTCGGTCTAGAAAAGTACGCAGGCCCCGGTCACTGGAATGACCCGGACATGTTGGAAGTCGGAAACGGCGGCATGACCAATACGGAGTACACGTCGCATTTCAGCTTGTGGAGCATTTTAGCAGCTCCGTTGCTGGCAGGAAACGACCTTCGGAATATGGATGAAGCCACAAAAGACATTTTGACCAATCAAGAGGTCATCGAAGTCAATCAAGATCCGTTAGGTGTACAAGGGAAAAAAATTCGTGACGACGGAGACCAAGAGGTTTGGGTCAAGCCGCTGCAGAACGGGGACCGCGCCGTTGTTCTTTTTAACAGAGGAAGTTCTGCGAAGACCATACAAGTCAATGCCAACGACATCGGAATGCCGAATGCTCCTTCTTACGTCTTGAGAGATCTGTGGAAGCATACTGAAACTGTAACAGCCGGAGAGATAGTCGCTCACGTGCCGAGCCACGGCGTTGCCATGTACCGTGTCAAACCGGGAACGCCGAATGCGGCACCTCCGTTGATCACCCTATCGTTTGACAGCGATAAGTACATTCAACCTGGTGAAACAAACGAGTTGACATCCACCATCACAAACTATGGGCGCATTGCGATACGCGACATTCACGTTCAGTTGGATGTACCAGAAGGATGGGGGATAGAAGATTCCACCACACATTTGGAGAATCTCCCTCCTGGGAAGTCCGCTCAAATCGACTGGCTGGTGACACCTCCACGCGATGCTGAGCACGGGACTGTGACTCTAGAAGGAACAGCATCTTTTGTATACGGAGACCAGGAAGAAACCGATGTGCATACCGAAGCATCGGTTAGGATTCCTCCCCCTGTTCCCGATCACGATGCTTACTTAAGTGATATAGACTGGGTTTGGGAAACGAACGGCTGGGGTCCCGTTGAAAAGGATAGCAGTAACGGGGAACAGGCATCGTCTGACGGCAACACGATGACCATTGGCGGAGTAGAGTACGAGAAAGGACTCGGTGTACACGCGCCCTCAGAAGTAACGTACTACCTGGGAGGAAAGTTCTCTAAGTTTACCGCAGATATCGGTGTCGACGACGAAGTGGGAGACAGGGGTTCGGTTGTCTACCAAGTGTGGGCAGACGATGAAAAGGTATACGAGAGCGATGTCGTAACAGGGTCGGATGCAGCCGAAAAAGTTAATGTGGATATTTCCGGGGCGGAAGAATTGAAATTAGTTGTCACAGATGGCGGGGATGACAAAAACTATGACCATGCCAACTGGGCTGACGCAAAAATACTAAAATATCCAAGTGCTGTAAATATGAAAGAGCTGGTTGAACAACTTGAGGCAGAAGGTGAAATCCAAGGGGATGAGGCGCCCCATTCGTTAAAGATTCATTTGAATGCGGTCACCTATTATGAGGAAAAGGAACTGGCTGACAAGGTCGTCAAACATATGGAAGGCTTTAAACAGTTGCTGGACTACCAAATGAATGCCACGTTAATATCTGAACGTGCGTACCACATCCTGAAGGCGGATGCGGATAATGTCATTCAAAAGTGGCAGTCAAGCACACTTCGCCGATGA
- the mmsA gene encoding multiple monosaccharide ABC transporter ATP-binding protein: protein MGDILLEMKNITKRFPGVKALDNVNFKVKAGEIHALCGENGAGKSTLVKILSGVYPYGSYTGDIQFNGRPCAFRDIKQSEQAGIVIIHQELSLIPELTIAENIFLGNERATKGVIDWIKTTSQTNKLLKKVNLSDPPDTLIKQIGVGKQQLVEIAKALAKEVKLLILDEPTAALNEKDSENLLNLLLEFKRQGITSVMISHKLDEVLAIADSVTVLRDGETVETLERGCDRITEDRIIRAMVGRSLTNRYPPRTPRIGETVFEVTNWTVYHPLQSDRKVVDNVSLRIRKGEIVGIAGLMGAGRTELAMSLFGKSYGQKIAGTIKKDGIPVEMDNVSQAIKHGVVYVTEDRKTYGLILMNDIKTNITLPNLKYISKNTVVNEQAEVTKADHFRRKLGIKSSSLLQKTEQLSGGNQQKVVLSKWMMAEPDILILDEPTRGIDVGAKYEIYAIMNQLAESGKGILLISSELPEILGMCDRIYTMSEGKITGELNREEATQEKLMAYMTNTREGQS, encoded by the coding sequence ATGGGCGACATTTTGCTAGAAATGAAGAACATTACAAAGCGTTTTCCAGGTGTCAAAGCGCTGGACAACGTCAATTTTAAAGTAAAAGCGGGAGAAATCCACGCGTTGTGCGGAGAAAACGGCGCAGGCAAATCGACGCTGGTCAAAATTTTGAGCGGCGTTTACCCTTACGGATCGTATACAGGCGACATCCAGTTTAACGGTCGTCCGTGCGCCTTTAGAGACATCAAACAAAGCGAACAGGCAGGAATTGTCATCATTCATCAGGAGCTGTCCTTAATCCCCGAATTAACGATAGCCGAGAACATTTTTTTAGGAAACGAGCGAGCGACTAAAGGTGTGATCGACTGGATCAAGACGACGAGCCAAACGAATAAACTGCTGAAAAAAGTGAATCTGTCCGATCCCCCGGACACCTTAATCAAACAAATCGGCGTCGGCAAACAACAGCTGGTGGAAATAGCAAAGGCGTTGGCAAAAGAAGTGAAACTACTAATTTTAGACGAGCCGACGGCGGCTCTCAACGAGAAGGACAGTGAAAACCTGTTAAACCTGCTGTTGGAGTTTAAACGTCAGGGCATCACATCGGTCATGATTTCTCACAAGCTGGATGAAGTGTTGGCAATTGCCGACTCCGTCACCGTCTTGCGCGACGGGGAAACGGTTGAAACGTTGGAACGGGGATGCGATCGCATAACGGAAGACCGCATCATTCGGGCGATGGTCGGACGAAGTTTGACCAACCGTTACCCGCCAAGGACTCCCCGCATCGGGGAAACAGTGTTCGAAGTGACGAACTGGACTGTTTACCATCCGCTACAAAGCGACAGGAAAGTCGTTGACAACGTGAGCTTGCGCATTCGAAAAGGCGAAATCGTCGGGATCGCAGGACTGATGGGAGCGGGAAGGACTGAACTGGCGATGAGTCTTTTCGGCAAATCTTACGGCCAGAAGATTGCCGGCACGATCAAAAAAGACGGAATCCCGGTGGAGATGGACAATGTCAGCCAAGCGATTAAACACGGCGTGGTGTATGTAACAGAAGACCGGAAAACGTACGGTTTGATCTTGATGAACGACATTAAAACGAACATCACATTGCCCAACTTGAAATACATTTCCAAAAATACTGTCGTCAACGAACAGGCCGAAGTCACAAAAGCTGACCACTTCCGCAGGAAACTAGGGATCAAATCATCTAGCTTGCTGCAGAAAACGGAACAGTTAAGCGGCGGCAACCAGCAGAAGGTGGTCCTGAGCAAATGGATGATGGCAGAACCGGATATCTTGATTTTAGATGAGCCGACTCGCGGAATCGACGTCGGAGCCAAATACGAAATATACGCGATTATGAATCAGTTGGCTGAGAGCGGAAAAGGCATTCTCCTCATTTCCTCGGAATTGCCGGAAATTTTGGGCATGTGTGATCGCATCTATACGATGAGTGAAGGCAAGATCACTGGCGAACTCAACAGAGAAGAAGCCACCCAAGAAAAGTTAATGGCATACATGACCAATACCAGGGAGGGACAATCGTGA
- the htpG gene encoding molecular chaperone HtpG — protein MEKKQFKAESKRLLDMMIHSVYSNREIFLRELISNASDAIDKIYYKALTDESLTFDKDRYYIKIIPNKENRTLTVLDTGIGMTEEELEHNLGTIAKSGSLAFKQQNEMKDGHDIIGQFGVGFYSAFMVADEVTVRSKALGSGKAFEWVSQGADGYTIKPCDKTDVGTEIILKLKENTEDENFDDYLEEHRLKAIIKKYSDFIRYPIKMTVTEMKPKEGSDNEFEEVKEEQVINSMVPIWRKNKSELKQEDYENFYREKRYGFDKPLKHIHIQVDGTIRYNAILFIPETIPFDYYTKEYEKGLELYSNGVLIMEKCPDLLPDYFSFVKGMVDSEDLSLNISREMLQQDRQLKVIAKNIKNKIKKELENLLKHDRAKYETFYRSFGRQLKFGVYNEFGQDKDVLQDLLMFYSSKEKKWVTLDEYVSRMPEDQQYIYYATGETHERIDKLPQTELIAEKGYEILYFTEDVDEFAIKMLKSYKDKEFKSVASGDLGIEEDDNETAETEAKENKALFDYMKEVLSGKVKDVRASKRLKTHPVCFSTEGEVSIEMEKVLNAMPNADQQQIKADKILELNVHHDVFRSLKATFAQDKEKAKLYTNILYNQAVLIEGLSVEDPVAFTNDICQLMVQT, from the coding sequence ATGGAGAAGAAACAGTTTAAAGCTGAATCTAAGCGGCTGTTGGACATGATGATTCACTCGGTGTATTCCAACCGGGAAATTTTTTTGAGAGAGCTCATTTCCAATGCCAGTGACGCGATTGACAAAATTTATTATAAGGCGCTGACCGATGAGTCGCTCACGTTTGACAAAGACCGTTACTATATCAAAATCATTCCCAATAAGGAAAATCGGACGTTGACCGTACTCGATACCGGCATCGGCATGACGGAAGAAGAGCTGGAACACAACTTGGGCACGATTGCAAAGAGCGGTTCTTTAGCCTTCAAACAACAAAACGAAATGAAAGACGGGCACGACATTATCGGTCAGTTCGGGGTCGGGTTTTATTCCGCTTTTATGGTGGCTGATGAAGTGACGGTGCGCAGTAAAGCGTTGGGCAGTGGCAAAGCGTTTGAATGGGTGTCCCAAGGCGCGGACGGATACACGATCAAACCGTGTGATAAGACCGATGTTGGGACGGAGATCATTCTCAAGTTAAAAGAAAACACAGAAGACGAGAATTTTGACGACTATTTGGAGGAACACCGTCTCAAAGCTATCATCAAAAAATACTCAGACTTTATTCGGTACCCGATAAAAATGACGGTAACGGAGATGAAACCGAAAGAAGGCAGCGACAACGAGTTTGAAGAGGTCAAAGAAGAACAGGTCATCAACAGCATGGTTCCGATCTGGAGGAAAAACAAAAGTGAGCTGAAACAGGAAGATTACGAGAACTTTTACCGGGAAAAACGGTACGGTTTTGACAAGCCGTTAAAACACATCCATATCCAAGTGGATGGGACTATTCGGTACAACGCCATCTTGTTCATTCCGGAGACGATCCCCTTTGATTACTACACGAAAGAATACGAAAAAGGGTTGGAGCTGTACTCAAACGGGGTTCTGATCATGGAGAAATGCCCCGATCTTTTGCCCGACTATTTCAGCTTTGTCAAAGGGATGGTCGATTCCGAAGATTTGTCCCTTAACATTTCCAGGGAAATGCTGCAACAAGACAGGCAGCTAAAGGTCATCGCCAAGAATATAAAGAACAAAATCAAAAAAGAACTGGAGAACCTCTTAAAACATGACCGGGCAAAGTACGAGACATTTTATCGATCGTTTGGGCGGCAGTTGAAATTTGGCGTGTACAACGAGTTCGGCCAGGATAAAGACGTATTGCAAGACTTGCTCATGTTCTATTCTTCGAAAGAGAAGAAGTGGGTGACACTGGATGAGTACGTCTCCAGAATGCCGGAAGATCAACAATACATTTACTATGCGACAGGGGAAACGCATGAGCGCATCGACAAACTCCCGCAGACAGAGCTGATCGCGGAAAAAGGGTATGAAATCCTGTATTTCACCGAAGACGTCGACGAATTTGCCATTAAAATGCTCAAGTCATACAAAGACAAAGAATTCAAATCGGTGGCGAGCGGAGACTTAGGGATCGAAGAAGATGACAACGAGACGGCAGAGACAGAAGCGAAGGAAAACAAAGCCCTCTTTGATTACATGAAAGAGGTCTTGTCCGGCAAAGTGAAGGACGTTCGGGCTTCCAAGCGGCTAAAGACACACCCGGTGTGTTTTTCCACTGAAGGCGAAGTGTCCATCGAGATGGAAAAAGTGCTGAATGCCATGCCCAACGCTGACCAACAGCAGATCAAAGCGGACAAAATCTTGGAGTTGAACGTCCACCACGACGTTTTCCGATCATTAAAGGCGACATTTGCGCAAGATAAAGAGAAGGCGAAGCTCTATACGAATATCTTGTACAATCAAGCTGTGCTCATCGAAGGCTTGTCTGTCGAAGATCCGGTCGCTTTCACGAACGACATTTGTCAGCTCATGGTCCAGACCTAA
- a CDS encoding ABC transporter permease, which translates to MEEKFSRWEILFVQYLKRDWKKIIIWILGVGLFSGGFVPAFEELAEGQGLVGMFETLKNPAMIAIVGPTPIETATEYTLGAMYAHEMLLFCSLIAMVISVLHVISHTRKEENLGLTELVRSFQIGRQANSLATMTETILINVFLALFISGVLISFGAETITTEGSLLFGASIGFSGIIGAGIALVLAQVMPTSSSATGSTLGFIGLLYIMRAGTDISHVDLSMFNPLGWTYLTFPFTDNNWTPFILLFLVVVVIIAFTLEGFRDMGSGYLPEREGREYAKRSLLSVRGLLFKINKGSLLGG; encoded by the coding sequence ATGGAGGAAAAATTTTCCCGATGGGAAATCCTTTTTGTCCAATATTTAAAACGAGATTGGAAGAAAATCATCATCTGGATTTTAGGTGTTGGCTTATTTTCAGGAGGATTCGTACCTGCCTTTGAAGAATTAGCAGAAGGTCAGGGTTTAGTGGGAATGTTTGAAACATTAAAAAACCCTGCCATGATCGCGATAGTCGGTCCTACACCAATCGAGACCGCAACGGAGTACACGTTAGGCGCCATGTATGCACACGAAATGTTACTGTTCTGTAGTTTAATCGCCATGGTAATCTCTGTTCTCCATGTCATAAGCCATACGCGTAAAGAAGAGAATCTTGGTCTAACTGAACTCGTACGTTCTTTTCAAATAGGGCGTCAAGCGAACTCCCTTGCCACAATGACTGAAACAATCCTAATTAATGTCTTCCTGGCACTATTTATTAGCGGAGTATTAATCAGTTTCGGCGCAGAAACCATTACTACGGAAGGTTCCCTTTTGTTTGGAGCTTCAATTGGTTTTTCAGGAATAATCGGAGCTGGAATTGCACTGGTTCTTGCGCAAGTGATGCCAACCTCTTCCAGTGCAACTGGTTCAACGCTTGGTTTTATAGGATTACTTTATATCATGCGTGCCGGAACGGATATTTCTCATGTAGATTTGTCGATGTTCAATCCACTCGGTTGGACCTATTTAACGTTTCCTTTCACTGACAACAACTGGACTCCGTTTATTTTGCTCTTCTTGGTAGTTGTTGTGATCATTGCTTTTACACTCGAGGGATTTCGAGATATGGGGTCAGGCTACCTTCCGGAGCGAGAGGGAAGAGAATATGCAAAGAGATCATTGTTATCTGTCCGCGGATTACTTTTCAAGATAAATAAAGGGTCATTATTGGGTGGATGA